In Cololabis saira isolate AMF1-May2022 chromosome 1, fColSai1.1, whole genome shotgun sequence, the following proteins share a genomic window:
- the LOC133452415 gene encoding uncharacterized protein LOC133452415, with translation MMKQTNLGKKNDLKEAAVGFALGAVGGCILGATEDPVDKILLVMTSSGPLKPVMEEVRVVGALGLGTLMGATALTTAMTSIIAGVILAAVVASVFVATKGYNTSRTQFAALWASAGFAGAFGTMLSGATLGIAIEWIVKNYGMVGLLWALSIFTLLKPPLRFVFQLLWRQGEMCCSLGSEGRSMEKQHIEISEWQQRQRVAVQIEERILTLESGGSTSELKDRTTWATEQRERDELERRKLENEEAAMEQQTIQDWINTVVIKHVDFLAFSGIPMTIVAIITSGFGLFGYGGHQSVFIVLLALVALIAYFLLNHSDIKFWMFVGCMGMFASYVIAMLTLHAGQVVVTSAMRMRAAGHNQSRETISTHMNYQSSLEAVNTAFFGAKLFQLGLGAAVGGALVRHSAGEVKVIAGGASVAGGLLFGVDVLAPALGDGGTAGALLGVVGAAGVSVGATAAAAGRCSSWPGALGTIGGLIIGALGMGKWHAVNIGLQVPVAYVFAMTNPY, from the exons ATGATGAAACAAACTAATCTTG gAAAAAAGAACGATTTAAAGGAGGCCGCTGTGGGATTTGCACTGGGAGCAGTGGGAGGCTGCATACTTGGAGCTACAGAGGACCCAGTGGACAAGATTCTTTTAGTGATGACATCAAGTGGTCCGTTAAAGCCAGTGATGGAGGAAGTCAGGGTGGTGGGTGCCCTGGGACTGGGGACCCTAATGGGAGCTACAGCACTGACAACAGCAATGACGTCAATTATAGCAGGTGTGATTCTGGCAGCAGTGGTGGCTTCAGTGTTTGTGGCCACGAAAGGTTACAATACCTCCCGCACTCAGTTTGCAGCATTATGGGCATCGGCAGGATTTGCTGGTGCCTTCGGGACCATGCTCAGTGGAGCCACACTTGGGATTGCAATCGAATGGATTGTAAAGAATTATGGCATGGTGGGACTTCTGTGGGCCCTGAGCATATTCACTCTACTAAAACCTCCGCTTCGGTTTGTATTCCAGCTTCTTTGGAGGCAGGGAGAGATGTGTTGCAGTTTGGGATCCGAAGGCAGGTCCATGGAGAAACAGCACATCGAGATTTCTGAGTGGCAGCAGAGACAGAGGGTTGCTGTGCAGATAGAGGAGAGGATTCTGACACTGGAGAGCGGAGGCAGCACAAGTGAGCTGAAGGACAGGACGACATGGGCCactgagcagagagagagagacgagcTAGAGAGGAGAAAGCTAGAGAATGAAGAAGCTGCGATGGAGCAGCAAACCATCCAAGACTGGATCAACACTGTGGTCATCAAACATGTTGACTTCCTGGCATTCTCAGGGATACCAATGACTATAGTTGCTATAATAACATCAGGATTTGGCTTGTTTGGGTATGGAGGCCACCAGTCTGTGTTTATAGTGCTTTTGGCTTTGGTTGCACTAATAGCATATTTTCTTCTAAATCATTCTGACATTAAGTTTTGGATGTTTGTGGGATGCATGGGGATGTTTGCATCCTACGTCATTGCCATGCTCACCTTACATGCCGGGCAGGTGGTTGTTACGAGTGCGATGAGGATGCGAGCAGCAGGGCACAATCAGTCCAGAGAAACTATCAGCACTCATATGAACTACCAGTCCTCTCTGGAAGCTGTCAACACAGCCTTCTTTGGTGCAAAACTGTTCCAGCTCGGCTTGGGGGCTGCGGTGGGTGGGGCACTCGTGAGGCACTCGGCTGGAGAGGTGAAAGTCATAGCAGGAGGAGCTTCAGTGGCAGGAGGCTTATTATTTGGGGTGGACGTTTTAGCCCCAGCTCTAGGGGACGGGGGCACGGCTGGAGCGCTGCTGGGGGTCGTTGGAGCAGCAGGAGTGTCTGTGGGTGCAACAGCAGCTGCGGCTGGAAGATGTTCTTCATGGCCAGGAGCTTTGGGAACGATAGGAGGGTTGATTATAGGAGCATTAGGGATGGGGAAATGGCATGCTGTCAATATTGGATTACAAGTGCCTGTGGCCTATGTATTTGCAATGACTAATCCATATTAA
- the LOC133452426 gene encoding C-type lectin domain family 4 member E-like isoform X2 — MHPHCETTLIADEVMAGVELRDYVNERPRPKEEINTDSSPPVQRIWHLLLLSFGLLCIIQATLNLSLRITWVSSKESATTDCNTTHEKEVPTDCNEERPNHCNNLQERFNALTRDKDTLKNRNNILLNTIKSLEEERDRLKTKVKELSGCAIPQPCPAGWKEISSRCYFLSTESKTWQDSRQHCNRNGADPVVINGKQEQKALYRLDKDRSLVFWIGLRYVNSTYKWVDGSGLTETFLQMNPDHPGRANTQVCVVMDYSLPESQSWRVSPCERRHRWLCEKDLCAAS, encoded by the exons ATGCACCCACACTGTGAAACCACACTCATTGCAGATGAAGTGATGGCAGGAGTCGAGCTGAGAGACTACGTTAATGAGCGACCGAGACCCAAAGAGGAGATAAACACAGATTCAAGTCCTCCAG TGCAAAGGATCTGGCATCTGCTCCTCTTAAGTTTTGGTTTACTATGCATCATACAAGCCACCCTCAATCTTTCTCTACGCATTACTT GGGTTTCTAGCAAGGAATCAGCCACAACGGATTGCAACACAACACATGAGAAGGAAGTCCCTACGGACTGCAATGAAGAGCGGCCCAATCATTGCAACAACTTACAGGAAAGATTCAACGCCTTGACCAGAGATAAAGACACTctcaaaaacagaaacaatatTCTCCTCAACACAATCAAGTCTCTGGAAGAGGAGAGAGACAGGTTGAAAACGAAGGTGAAGG AGTTGAGCGGCTGTGCAATCCCTCAGCCGTGTCCGGCTGGTTGGAAGGAGATCAGCTCCAGATGTTACTTCCTCTCCACAGAGAGTAAGACGTGGCAGGACAGCAGACAACACTGTAACCGTAATGGGGCTGATCCGGTGGTCATCAATGGCAAACAGGAGCAG AAGGCCTTATATCGTCTGGATAAAGATCGGTCCCTCGTGTTCTGGATTGGTCTGCGTTACGTGAATTCAACGTacaaatgggtggatggatctGGGCTGACAGAAAC ATTTTTGCAGATGAATCCTGATCATCCTGGCCGAGCCAATACTCAGGTCTGTGTTGTGATGGATTACAGCCTCCCGGAAAGCCAAAGCTGGAGGGTTAGCCCTTGTGAAAGACGGCACCGCTGGCTGTGTGAGAAGGATCTGTGTGCTGCTTCATAA
- the LOC133452426 gene encoding C-type lectin domain family 4 member E-like isoform X1, with amino-acid sequence MHPHCETTLIADEVMAGVELRDYVNERPRPKEEINTDSSPPVQRIWHLLLLSFGLLCIIQATLNLSLRITWVSSKESATTDCNTTHEKEVPTDCNEERPNHCNNLQERFNALTRDKDTLKNRNNILLNTIKSLEEERDRLKTKVKELSGCAIPQPCPAGWKEISSRCYFLSTESKTWQDSRQHCNRNGADPVVINGKQEQQKALYRLDKDRSLVFWIGLRYVNSTYKWVDGSGLTETFLQMNPDHPGRANTQVCVVMDYSLPESQSWRVSPCERRHRWLCEKDLCAAS; translated from the exons ATGCACCCACACTGTGAAACCACACTCATTGCAGATGAAGTGATGGCAGGAGTCGAGCTGAGAGACTACGTTAATGAGCGACCGAGACCCAAAGAGGAGATAAACACAGATTCAAGTCCTCCAG TGCAAAGGATCTGGCATCTGCTCCTCTTAAGTTTTGGTTTACTATGCATCATACAAGCCACCCTCAATCTTTCTCTACGCATTACTT GGGTTTCTAGCAAGGAATCAGCCACAACGGATTGCAACACAACACATGAGAAGGAAGTCCCTACGGACTGCAATGAAGAGCGGCCCAATCATTGCAACAACTTACAGGAAAGATTCAACGCCTTGACCAGAGATAAAGACACTctcaaaaacagaaacaatatTCTCCTCAACACAATCAAGTCTCTGGAAGAGGAGAGAGACAGGTTGAAAACGAAGGTGAAGG AGTTGAGCGGCTGTGCAATCCCTCAGCCGTGTCCGGCTGGTTGGAAGGAGATCAGCTCCAGATGTTACTTCCTCTCCACAGAGAGTAAGACGTGGCAGGACAGCAGACAACACTGTAACCGTAATGGGGCTGATCCGGTGGTCATCAATGGCAAACAGGAGCAG CAGAAGGCCTTATATCGTCTGGATAAAGATCGGTCCCTCGTGTTCTGGATTGGTCTGCGTTACGTGAATTCAACGTacaaatgggtggatggatctGGGCTGACAGAAAC ATTTTTGCAGATGAATCCTGATCATCCTGGCCGAGCCAATACTCAGGTCTGTGTTGTGATGGATTACAGCCTCCCGGAAAGCCAAAGCTGGAGGGTTAGCCCTTGTGAAAGACGGCACCGCTGGCTGTGTGAGAAGGATCTGTGTGCTGCTTCATAA
- the LOC133419817 gene encoding C-type lectin domain family 17, member A-like, with the protein MARVLRREPAEIPMDYVNLPDTSARRHTETEESGAAPGRNLYRLVAVSFGILCILQVALNVSLRLSLYSPGNQRVIDNIILTNVTQDSRQLRQLTVDQYLQQGWLHLRRSLYYISSIRKSWQESRDFCRQKGADLVIINTKEEQDFTAQFHRLTWIGLRYSGVEWKWRWVDGTPLTESYWGPNEPNGYEGKTEECVELRLYDNKNRWNDIPCADQNFWICEKSVAL; encoded by the exons ATGGCACGAGTCCTCCGCAGAGAGCCGGCTGAGATCCCCATGGACTACGTAAATCTACCTGACACATCAGCCAGGAGACATACAGAGACTGAAGAGTCTGGCGCTGCACCAG GAAGAAACCTGTACAGACTGGTTGCTGTTAGCTTTGGCATCCTGTGTATCCTACAAGTTGCTCTCAACGTTTCTCTGCGCCTTTCTCTCT ACAGCCCTGGCAACCAGAGAGTGATCGACAATATCATTCTCACAAATGTAACACAGGACTCACGCCAGCTAAGACAACTGACTG TGGATCAGTATCTTCAACAAGGGTGGCTACATTTACGTCGTAGTCTTTATTATATCTCTTCAATCAGAAAATCTTGGCAGGAGAGTCGAGATTTCTGTCGGCAAAAAGGCGCGGACCTGGTGATAATCAACACCAAAGAGGAGCAG GATTTCACAGCACAGTTTCACAGACTCACGTGGATCGGACTGAGATACAGCGGGGTGGAATGGAAGTGGAGATGGGTGGACGGGACTCCGCTAACTGAAAG CTACTGGGGCCCAAATGAGCCCAACGGTTATGAAGGCAAAACAGAGGAGTGTGTAGAGTTGCGGTTATATGACAATAAAAACAGATGGAACGACATCCCATGTGCGGATCAAAACTTCTGGATCTGTGAAAAAAGTGTTGCTCTATAA